The segment GTGGGCCAGGTCGAAGTCGTTGGCGGCGGCGGCCGCCTCCCACAGGGTGTGCCGGTCGCGGGCGTCCAGCGTGTCGAAGTCGCGTTCGGCGAGCGGGGCGGCGACGCGGTCCAGCGGCCGGGCCGGGCCGCCCCAGTCGGAGCGGCCGGGCAGCAGGTGTTCGACCGGCCGCCCGGGGAGCTCCTCGGCGAGCCAGGAGAGGTCGTCGCCCAGGTTCCGGCCCTCGGGGACGCGGGCGGCCGCGGCCAGCAGGCGCGGCCGGGCGGGCGCTCCGGCGTGCAGTTCGCCCGCCAGCAGGGCGGTGCGGAAGGGCGTGTCCTGGTCGCAGAGTTCGCCGCCGAGCGGGGCGTCCCGGGCGATCAGCTCCTCGGCCAGGTCGGCGGCCTCGGCGAACCGGTCCTGCCAGAACAGGACCTGGATGGCCGCCGCGGCGGCCTCCCAGGCTTCGTCCCGGTCGCCGTCCGGGCGGCTGGCCGTGGCCAGCAGGTCGGGCAGCACCTCCTCGAACCGGCCCTGCCGGGCCTGGGAGACCAGCCGTTCGGCGGCGTTCACCCGTGCTCCTTCCGGCTGTTCGTCATCTGACTCGTATGCGTACTCTGGCTCCGTCCCAGAGTCCGCGGACGGCACTGCCCATGCTGGAGCCGGAGCCCTGGTTGTCGCTGCTGGGTATGTACTTTACGCTCGCGCCCTTCCCGCCTTCCCGGTACATGGCGGGCGGGTACTCGTCGCGGTCGTCCGGCGGGCGGGTGGCGATGCCGCGGAGCGAGTCGGCGCGGTTGGCGTCGGCGTGCGCCTCGTCCTTGTCGATGGTCAGGATCGAGGGCTTGGGCCGGCCCGGCTGCGACCTGTCGCCGCGCCAGATGGTGCCCTGCTGGGCCTCCTCGATGTGCCGGGCCGACTCGGGGAACCTGGCCCGGTCGACGACGATCTCGGCGTCGTAGTCGGCCCGGACGCCGAAGTGCCCGGCGAGCCTGGTGCGGGCCTCGGCCTGCCGGACGACGCGGGCCCGGGCGCCCGGGCCGATCATGCCGTCGTTCTTGCCGACCCGCTGGGCGAGCTTGATGAGCTCGCGCTGGTGCGCCAGGTCGGCCTCGACGATGTGCTTGACGACCTTCGCGGTGCCCTGGCCGGCCTGCTCGTACATGTCGGCGACGGCCTGGCCGGCCTCCTTGCTGAGCCGCATGCCGATCTTCTCGGCGGCCTCTTCCAGGGCCTTGGCGATCGGATGGGTCAACTGAACGACACCCCCGAGGTGGCGGTCGCGAACGAACGGACGTGGCCGACCACCTGCTGGGAGTGGTCCTGGAGCGCGTTGGACAGCCGCAGCAGCTCGTCGGGGTTGACCTGGAAGCCGGCGCCCCCGCCGCCCCCGCCCCCGCCGCCCGACGCGATCCCGTTGAGCGCGGCCTGGACGCCCTTGAAGACCAGCCCGCTGATCGCCCGCTCGACGACGCCCTCCAGCGGTTCGACCGCCCGGGAGACCAGTTCGCCGATGATCTGCTGCTCGACCTCCTGGAGGATCGCGTTGACGACCCGTTTGGTGACCTCGATCAGCGCGGCCTCGGCCGCCGCCGAGGCGCCGAGGGTGACCACGGCGGTGGCGGCGGCGGCCGCCAGCTCGGCGGCCGCGA is part of the Kitasatospora setae KM-6054 genome and harbors:
- a CDS encoding NucA/NucB deoxyribonuclease domain-containing protein, whose product is MTHPIAKALEEAAEKIGMRLSKEAGQAVADMYEQAGQGTAKVVKHIVEADLAHQRELIKLAQRVGKNDGMIGPGARARVVRQAEARTRLAGHFGVRADYDAEIVVDRARFPESARHIEEAQQGTIWRGDRSQPGRPKPSILTIDKDEAHADANRADSLRGIATRPPDDRDEYPPAMYREGGKGASVKYIPSSDNQGSGSSMGSAVRGLWDGARVRIRVR
- a CDS encoding WXG100-like domain-containing protein codes for the protein MAIELPDELVWVMDLLGFNWPQVNEDSVREFAGHVRKFAADIDGTHATASAIIREMAEHYQADSYQQLVERWNTMSNDHMDEIVQICGVVATVLDVAADAIVAAKLAVITQLGIAAAELAAAAATAVVTLGASAAAEAALIEVTKRVVNAILQEVEQQIIGELVSRAVEPLEGVVERAISGLVFKGVQAALNGIASGGGGGGGGGAGFQVNPDELLRLSNALQDHSQQVVGHVRSFATATSGVSFS